The following are encoded together in the Candidatus Thorarchaeota archaeon genome:
- the glmM gene encoding phosphoglucosamine mutase produces MTHLFGTNGVRGVINSELTVDMVLDIARAVGTVLGPAPIAVSRDSRMGGDMYLSAVVSGLLSTGCSVVDIGPAPTPTLQYAIPRIRCAGGVMVTASHNPPRFSGVKVIGADGIEVSREVEARIESVYFAKSFRNVSWTEIRGVTRDDSPIRSYIDAIKSKVNSEAIRKRSLKVVVDGANSVGSLVTPLLLRELGCHVVSINAQMDGHFPGREPEPLPENITFLSQAVKSLGADLGIAHDGDADRATFVDERGQVLWGDQSFAIVASRVLRRMKDSVLVTPVSSGRLIEDVARDAGARVEWTRVGSVVVSHRLVEIGAQLGGEENGGVFYPLHQPVRDGAMTAALIVEIMSTEEKSLSRLVAELPVYYNKKSKVPVPPEKEESVLPSLLQMTDGMQRVTLDGVKVIYDEGWVLMRPSGTEPLWRCFAEGRSLESATHLCKLGEDMIRSAAGL; encoded by the coding sequence TTGACCCATCTCTTCGGTACAAATGGAGTACGTGGGGTCATCAACTCCGAGCTCACTGTCGACATGGTCCTAGACATAGCCCGTGCAGTCGGAACGGTCTTGGGACCTGCGCCGATTGCAGTGTCTAGAGACTCGCGGATGGGCGGGGACATGTATCTGTCGGCGGTCGTGTCCGGTCTGCTGTCCACCGGTTGCAGTGTTGTCGACATTGGGCCTGCCCCAACTCCGACTCTTCAGTATGCCATACCGCGCATTCGATGTGCCGGCGGAGTGATGGTCACCGCATCTCACAATCCGCCGAGGTTCAGTGGGGTGAAGGTGATCGGTGCTGATGGCATTGAGGTCAGTCGTGAAGTGGAGGCCCGCATCGAGAGCGTTTATTTCGCGAAGTCCTTCAGGAACGTGAGCTGGACAGAGATACGAGGAGTCACCCGTGACGATTCACCCATTCGCAGTTACATCGATGCAATCAAGTCGAAGGTGAACTCTGAGGCCATACGAAAGCGGTCGCTGAAGGTAGTCGTGGATGGGGCCAACAGCGTCGGCTCACTTGTGACTCCACTTCTTCTTCGGGAGCTTGGCTGTCATGTGGTGAGCATAAACGCTCAGATGGATGGGCACTTTCCGGGTCGAGAACCAGAACCACTGCCCGAGAACATCACTTTCCTCAGTCAGGCTGTCAAGTCCCTCGGCGCAGACCTTGGAATCGCACATGACGGGGACGCTGACCGTGCCACATTCGTGGACGAGAGAGGACAGGTCCTATGGGGCGACCAGTCCTTTGCCATAGTCGCCTCTCGTGTGTTGAGGCGGATGAAGGACTCGGTGCTTGTCACGCCGGTGAGTAGCGGGCGGCTGATTGAGGACGTTGCCAGAGACGCGGGGGCACGAGTGGAATGGACACGCGTGGGGAGCGTAGTGGTGTCTCACAGGCTGGTCGAGATTGGTGCACAACTGGGTGGCGAGGAGAATGGGGGTGTGTTCTATCCGCTCCATCAACCAGTCCGAGACGGAGCGATGACTGCAGCTCTGATAGTCGAGATCATGTCGACCGAGGAGAAGTCACTCTCGCGACTGGTCGCTGAGTTGCCGGTCTACTACAACAAGAAGTCAAAGGTCCCGGTTCCACCTGAGAAGGAGGAGTCGGTTCTGCCATCACTCTTGCAAATGACAGATGGTATGCAGAGAGTCACACTTGATGGAGTAAAAGTGATCTACGACGAAGGGTGGGTCCTCATGCGTCCCTCAGGAACTGAGCCGCTGTGGAGGTGTTTCGCGGAAGGAAGGAGTCTCGAGTCCGCAACACACCTCTGCAAGCTGGGCGAAGACATGATTCGGAGCGCAGCTGGCTTGTGA
- a CDS encoding electron transfer flavoprotein subunit beta/FixA family protein — MKIIVPVKQVPEVSEVKVNPDTGTLIRDGVPSILNPFDEIAVEEAVRIKERLADDTEITVITMGPPQAKDALYKALAMGADKAVLLTDRSFAGADTWATAFTLSEQIKKMEYDLVICGKQAIDGDTAQVGPELAELLGIPQICYVRHLEFDEDRKHVICHRATDEGYEVVKAKLPALITANKGLNEPRLPNIMGIMKAKKKPLEEVGAAKLGVPEDRIGLKGSPTTVRRVFPPQKRKGGIKLEGVTAKEAVQKLVEFLAEKGAI, encoded by the coding sequence ATGAAGATTATCGTTCCAGTCAAACAGGTGCCAGAGGTGTCAGAGGTGAAAGTCAACCCTGACACAGGCACTCTCATACGAGATGGTGTACCGAGCATTCTCAATCCGTTCGACGAGATAGCTGTTGAAGAGGCTGTCAGAATCAAGGAACGACTTGCTGATGACACCGAAATCACAGTGATAACGATGGGGCCACCGCAAGCGAAGGACGCCCTTTACAAGGCACTCGCCATGGGTGCTGACAAGGCAGTCCTTCTCACTGACCGTTCATTTGCGGGTGCTGATACCTGGGCGACTGCTTTCACACTTTCTGAACAGATCAAGAAGATGGAGTACGACCTTGTCATCTGTGGCAAGCAGGCCATCGATGGCGATACTGCCCAAGTCGGTCCTGAGCTCGCGGAGCTGCTAGGCATACCCCAGATATGCTATGTCCGCCATCTTGAGTTTGATGAGGACCGCAAACATGTGATTTGTCACAGGGCGACTGATGAAGGTTATGAGGTTGTGAAGGCCAAGTTGCCAGCCCTAATCACTGCTAACAAGGGCCTCAATGAACCCCGGCTACCGAACATCATGGGCATAATGAAGGCAAAGAAGAAGCCACTTGAAGAGGTTGGTGCTGCCAAACTTGGTGTGCCAGAGGACCGAATCGGGCTAAAGGGGTCTCCAACCACTGTCAGGAGAGTGTTTCCACCGCAGAAGCGGAAGGGTGGTATCAAACTCGAAGGTGTCACAGCAAAAGAAGCTGTTCAGAAGCTGGTCGAGTTTCTAGCAGAGAAGGGGGCGATATGA
- a CDS encoding electron transfer flavoprotein subunit alpha: MGLIYKRETCTGCMLCIKVCNFGAIEKDGDKVKFDFDKCVLCGSCEEVCPVDAIEIERQVICAEALAEYKDVWVICEAVGTRLRNVSYELVTKARELADKLGEKVVAVLMGNGIAHFADSLIHQGADRVIVVDNPTLADYTTDAYTITVGSLIASRKPAVVLFGATNNGRDLAPRVAARFKLGLTADCTGLDIDEKRQLVQTRPAFGGNIMAEILCPYTRPQMATVRPNVFKPSAPDESRKGEVETVQVKISPVQVRTKVLEKVSEVSEGVKSVEEAEVVVCSGRGIKDPSNLDLPRQLAALLDAAIGGSRPVVDAGWLPPSQQVGQSGRTICPKLYFALGISGQIQHLAGMSSSEVVVAINKDPEAPIFGIADFGIVGDIFEVVPALIEELKRFKSER, from the coding sequence ATGGGTCTGATATACAAGAGAGAGACCTGCACTGGTTGCATGTTGTGCATAAAGGTCTGCAATTTCGGTGCAATTGAGAAGGATGGTGACAAGGTCAAGTTTGACTTTGACAAGTGCGTACTCTGCGGCTCCTGCGAGGAGGTCTGCCCCGTCGATGCGATTGAGATTGAACGGCAGGTCATATGTGCAGAAGCACTGGCAGAGTACAAGGACGTCTGGGTCATCTGTGAGGCAGTTGGGACTCGCCTGAGGAACGTATCGTATGAGCTGGTGACCAAGGCAAGGGAGCTTGCGGACAAGCTGGGAGAGAAAGTGGTCGCAGTCCTTATGGGAAATGGTATTGCGCACTTTGCTGACTCATTGATACATCAGGGCGCAGACCGGGTGATTGTGGTCGATAACCCCACACTTGCTGACTACACTACTGATGCGTACACCATCACTGTGGGTTCGCTCATCGCCTCGAGAAAGCCCGCAGTAGTCCTCTTCGGAGCAACAAACAACGGCCGTGATCTCGCACCCAGAGTGGCAGCCCGGTTCAAGCTCGGCCTCACTGCTGATTGCACAGGTCTTGACATCGATGAGAAACGCCAGCTGGTGCAGACACGTCCCGCGTTCGGAGGCAACATTATGGCGGAGATTCTGTGCCCCTACACTCGTCCACAGATGGCGACAGTGCGGCCTAATGTGTTCAAGCCGAGTGCTCCGGATGAATCCCGGAAGGGCGAGGTAGAAACTGTGCAGGTCAAGATAAGTCCAGTCCAAGTTCGCACCAAAGTACTGGAGAAGGTCTCTGAGGTGTCTGAGGGAGTCAAGTCTGTAGAAGAGGCAGAGGTCGTCGTCTGCAGTGGCCGCGGTATCAAGGACCCCTCAAACCTCGACTTGCCGCGACAGCTCGCAGCACTCCTCGACGCTGCAATCGGAGGCTCTCGACCCGTTGTGGATGCAGGCTGGCTTCCACCCAGTCAACAGGTCGGTCAGTCCGGTCGTACTATCTGCCCGAAACTCTACTTCGCGCTTGGAATATCCGGGCAGATTCAGCATCTCGCTGGAATGAGTAGCAGTGAGGTCGTGGTTGCCATCAACAAGGACCCTGAGGCTCCTATTTTCGGCATAGCTGACTTCGGGATTGTTGGAGACATATTTGAGGTAGTGCCTGCGCTAATTGAGGAGCTGAAGCGGTTCAAATCTGAGCGTTGA
- a CDS encoding isopentenyl phosphate kinase family protein, translating to MTGDVTVLKLGGSLLTDKSKPYTAREDVIRRVAHDIRDCLDSGLLQSLVLLHGVGSFGHPPVLEHGLHKGFRDKSQLMPLTRTQQKVNEYRLMLVKHMHEAGLPVNLMHPSSMIVSEGMRISSWCLDPLKGYLDLGTIPFLGGDVIFDRKMGFSVGSADQMAVLLTRELSAKRLLFATDVAGVFDRSPKAAGARFMPEIHLKDLDRLFAEMGATGAVDATGAMKGKLSSLLPIADMIEKGLEVSILSLMREGSLRSHLTGSLDCTRIRA from the coding sequence TTGACTGGAGATGTGACAGTTCTGAAACTGGGTGGCTCGCTCCTCACTGACAAGTCGAAGCCCTACACGGCCAGAGAGGATGTGATTAGGCGGGTCGCCCATGACATCAGGGACTGTCTGGACTCCGGGCTGCTCCAGTCCCTTGTGCTGCTTCATGGAGTCGGGTCGTTTGGGCACCCGCCGGTGCTCGAGCATGGACTGCACAAGGGCTTCAGAGACAAGTCGCAGCTGATGCCTCTCACCCGGACACAACAGAAGGTGAACGAGTACAGGCTCATGCTGGTGAAACACATGCATGAGGCAGGGCTCCCTGTGAACCTGATGCATCCATCCTCGATGATTGTTTCCGAGGGGATGCGGATATCCAGTTGGTGTCTTGACCCACTCAAGGGGTATCTTGACCTTGGAACGATACCGTTCTTGGGCGGGGACGTTATATTCGACCGCAAGATGGGGTTCAGTGTCGGCAGCGCTGACCAGATGGCTGTACTATTGACACGTGAGCTATCAGCCAAGCGGCTGCTCTTTGCCACCGATGTTGCTGGCGTCTTTGACAGGAGCCCGAAGGCGGCGGGGGCGAGGTTTATGCCCGAGATTCACCTGAAAGACCTTGACCGGCTCTTCGCGGAGATGGGCGCAACAGGGGCAGTGGATGCAACTGGCGCAATGAAGGGGAAGCTCTCATCGCTCCTGCCAATCGCAGACATGATTGAGAAGGGACTTGAGGTTTCGATTCTCTCATTGATGCGAGAGGGGAGTCTGCGGAGTCACCTGACTGGGAGTCTGGACTGCACACGGATTCGTGCTTGA
- a CDS encoding DUF1028 domain-containing protein has translation MTSAILKRPSRSRPSTFSVVARDPTTHDLGVIVQSKFPAVGSLVPFAAAEVGAIATQAWANVSFGPRGLELLSRGMTATEVLKSLLKDDTKAEHRQVGIVDSYGRAAVHTGSECMQWAGHVIGDGFSCQGNILAGESVVSSMAHAYESTEGDLIDRLFAALKAGQAEGGDRRGMQSAALLVVRKNGGYEGGTDRYVDVRVDDHRSPIEELERVFRIYDMTLLSREPTSALLEIRDDVALRIQEALVRLGYLDRVERFGFSSHAQSALQAYLNYSNFENKARDDGRIWKSVYNYLLEDAAKASAEK, from the coding sequence ATGACATCTGCAATCTTGAAGCGGCCTTCCAGATCAAGGCCGTCGACCTTCTCTGTAGTGGCAAGAGACCCCACGACTCACGATTTGGGCGTGATTGTGCAGAGCAAGTTCCCTGCCGTGGGCTCACTTGTGCCATTTGCGGCTGCAGAGGTCGGCGCCATAGCCACTCAGGCATGGGCCAACGTCTCGTTTGGTCCTAGAGGGCTGGAGTTGCTCTCGCGTGGCATGACTGCCACCGAAGTCCTCAAGTCCCTATTGAAGGACGACACAAAGGCTGAACACAGACAGGTTGGAATTGTAGACTCGTACGGAAGGGCGGCGGTGCACACTGGAAGCGAGTGTATGCAGTGGGCAGGACACGTAATTGGCGATGGTTTCTCCTGTCAGGGAAATATCCTTGCAGGAGAGTCTGTCGTCTCTTCAATGGCACATGCCTACGAGAGCACTGAGGGCGACCTGATTGACCGGCTGTTCGCAGCACTGAAGGCAGGCCAAGCCGAGGGCGGAGACCGAAGGGGGATGCAGTCCGCAGCACTCCTAGTCGTCAGGAAGAACGGTGGTTATGAAGGTGGAACAGACCGCTACGTTGATGTGCGCGTGGACGATCACCGTTCCCCAATCGAAGAGCTTGAGCGTGTCTTCAGAATCTATGACATGACGCTGCTGAGCCGTGAGCCAACCAGTGCGTTGCTGGAGATTCGGGATGATGTCGCTCTGAGGATACAGGAGGCATTGGTGCGCTTGGGATACCTAGACCGTGTAGAGAGGTTTGGGTTCTCCTCACATGCGCAGAGTGCTCTTCAAGCCTATCTGAACTACAGCAACTTCGAGAACAAGGCGCGTGATGACGGAAGGATTTGGAAGAGCGTCTACAATTACCTGCTGGAGGACGCTGCGAAGGCTTCTGCTGAGAAGTAG
- a CDS encoding winged helix-turn-helix transcriptional regulator, translating into MGEFRDEIRRELDEIRELKQRLKEELDSLRRERDEFRRHRPRERPPHREPPPPRAAVIDLSGITEGLDEMMAGIGEQIRMSVEGLDRCGRRIHGPFIRFSRDSRERRRAIEQISPERVARVISPLGSEERLRILESLKDGGKTFNELEEQTGRTGSSLTHHLNPLLEAGYVIKGEVRGTYYLSVEGRLAYRLAQWLTSKVERERRSNGNHDETEHAEAPSDPEEFDSGTETESRDTEVVEEPEHTEHEDEWGGN; encoded by the coding sequence ATGGGTGAATTCCGGGATGAGATTCGAAGGGAACTCGATGAGATTCGCGAGTTGAAGCAGCGACTGAAGGAAGAGCTAGACTCTCTAAGGAGAGAGAGGGATGAATTCCGTCGGCACAGGCCGCGAGAACGACCCCCTCATCGTGAACCGCCTCCACCTAGAGCTGCAGTAATCGACCTGAGTGGGATAACTGAAGGTCTGGATGAGATGATGGCTGGAATCGGCGAGCAAATACGAATGAGCGTGGAAGGCCTAGACAGATGCGGAAGACGCATTCATGGCCCATTCATTCGATTCTCCAGAGACTCAAGGGAGAGGCGTAGGGCTATTGAGCAGATCTCTCCTGAGAGAGTTGCCAGAGTGATATCTCCTCTGGGAAGTGAGGAGCGACTCAGGATCCTCGAGTCTCTGAAGGACGGAGGCAAGACTTTCAATGAACTTGAGGAACAGACTGGTCGGACCGGAAGCTCTCTCACGCACCATCTCAATCCGTTGCTTGAGGCAGGTTATGTCATCAAGGGCGAAGTCCGTGGTACATACTACCTCTCTGTCGAGGGAAGACTTGCATACAGGCTTGCACAGTGGCTGACCAGCAAGGTGGAGAGAGAGCGGAGGTCAAATGGTAACCACGACGAGACTGAGCACGCTGAAGCACCCTCTGATCCAGAGGAGTTTGACTCGGGGACTGAAACAGAATCGAGAGATACTGAGGTCGTTGAAGAACCGGAGCATACTGAGCACGAAGACGAATGGGGTGGCAACTGA